Proteins from a single region of Silene latifolia isolate original U9 population unplaced genomic scaffold, ASM4854445v1 scaffold_260, whole genome shotgun sequence:
- the LOC141639041 gene encoding uncharacterized protein LOC141639041, with product MLWALRTAYKTPIGTTPYRLIFGKSCHLPLELEHRARWALKELNYELDAAGNKRFLQLNELDKLRMDANENAKLYKERTKQWHDSKITRKEIVVGDKVLLFNSRFQLFPGKLRSRWSGPFEVVTVFPYGSFESRNSKGEYFKVNRH from the coding sequence ATGCTATGGGCTCTAAGAACTGCTTACAAGACCCCAATCGGCACCACTCCTTACCGTTTGATCTTTGGCAAGTCTTGCCATCTTCCTCTTGAGCTGGAACACCGGGCAAGATGGGCTCTCAAAGAGCTCAACTATGAACTAGATGCCGCGGGCAACAAGCGTTTTCTTCAACTTAATGAGCTTGATAAGTTGAGGATGGATGCCAATGAGAATGCCAAACTCTACAAGGAGCGGACCAAGCAATGGCATGATTCCAAGATTACAAGGAAGGAAATCGTTGTAGGAGACAAGGTCCTACTCTTCAACTCCCGGTTCCAATTATTTCCTGGGAAGTTGAGGTCCCGATGGTCGGGACCCTTTGAGGTAGTGACCGTGTTTCCATATGGCTCATTTGAATCGAGGAATAGCAAGGGTGAGTACTTCAAGGTAAATAGACACTGA